The window TTTCAATTTTTATAACCAAAATCAAATAAAGTTTCTAATCTAAATATTCCCTGGTTTCAGCCAGCCAAATAACTCACCAACGCTTAACTTTAAATCTGCCATAAATTCTGGAGTTGGAATTAACTGCTCTGTCTCTTGCAAAAATATGGGTTGTTGAGAAGCAGGATAGGCAAACACAGATTTCTCTGCCGGATCGATTAGCCAACCCATCTGACAACCTGAATTGAGACAATGCAGAATATTACTGATTACTTTGGTTTGGTTTTGGTCTGGGGATAAGATCTCAATTGTCCAGTCTGGATGAGCGGCGAAAAAATTTGCAATATCACCTTCTTCATCCAAGGGAATACGATTCCAAGTAAAAATAGCAATATCCGGTACGATGGAGCGCCCACCAAAGGTACACCGTAGTTCT of the Allocoleopsis franciscana PCC 7113 genome contains:
- a CDS encoding Uma2 family endonuclease; amino-acid sequence: MVQIPTKPLTLAEFLQLPETEPASEYINGQVIQKPMPQGKHSKLQGRLVTVINNIVEKPKIALALPELRCTFGGRSIVPDIAIFTWNRIPLDEEGDIANFFAAHPDWTIEILSPDQNQTKVISNILHCLNSGCQMGWLIDPAEKSVFAYPASQQPIFLQETEQLIPTPEFMADLKLSVGELFGWLKPGNI